The following proteins are co-located in the Gordonia polyisoprenivorans genome:
- a CDS encoding MFS transporter, which produces MQITPTGPDTVEGLPSLRVRKTAVACGYAAQGLGYAAVMTALPTFQDTWGIDDQGVAVILLGTCVMAGIGSVAADLISVRRGSRVAVCTALTVQVAAIATMAFAPVFAAFIAAVVVYGIGLGTMDAAANMQGTMLEARTATTHLGRFYAAYTAAAALGALAMSAFLSTAAGAIGALLTAGAIQLAVAVFGVVGLDPSQEAIHAQPDAEPSPAPDAERIPLPRRAIWLVGATLMAIYMLDSAVSTWSTVYLTNAFDNLAHLAPLGYALYQVTTLLSRLVTDRLEIRVGITRLALAAIGIGVAGCVVIAAVPAFAGAIVGLAIAGIGGGILIPVTFAAAGRILPARRDEVIARVNLFNYAGVILGAVIIGAIASGSGIGLGFLIPAAGLVAVIPLARRIDTTRWRPAPSVV; this is translated from the coding sequence ATGCAGATCACGCCGACAGGACCGGACACGGTCGAGGGACTGCCTTCACTGCGGGTCCGCAAGACTGCGGTGGCCTGCGGATACGCCGCACAGGGACTCGGATACGCCGCGGTCATGACGGCCTTGCCGACCTTCCAGGACACCTGGGGAATCGACGACCAGGGCGTCGCGGTGATCCTGCTCGGCACGTGCGTCATGGCCGGCATCGGCTCGGTGGCCGCCGACCTGATCTCGGTACGCCGGGGCAGCCGGGTCGCGGTCTGCACCGCCCTGACGGTGCAGGTGGCGGCGATCGCGACGATGGCGTTCGCGCCCGTGTTCGCCGCATTCATCGCAGCCGTGGTGGTCTACGGCATCGGCCTGGGCACCATGGACGCCGCCGCCAACATGCAGGGCACCATGCTCGAAGCCCGCACGGCCACAACGCATCTCGGACGCTTCTATGCCGCCTACACCGCGGCGGCCGCCCTCGGCGCGCTGGCCATGAGCGCCTTCCTGTCCACCGCGGCCGGCGCGATCGGAGCACTGCTGACCGCCGGCGCGATCCAACTCGCGGTCGCGGTGTTCGGCGTCGTCGGCCTCGATCCGTCCCAAGAGGCGATCCACGCCCAACCCGACGCCGAGCCGTCACCTGCGCCCGACGCGGAACGAATCCCGTTGCCGCGCCGCGCGATCTGGCTCGTCGGAGCTACGCTGATGGCGATCTACATGCTCGACTCCGCGGTCTCGACGTGGAGCACCGTCTACCTCACCAACGCGTTCGACAACCTCGCCCACCTCGCCCCACTGGGGTATGCGCTGTATCAGGTCACCACCTTGTTGTCGCGCCTGGTGACCGACCGCCTGGAGATCCGGGTGGGCATCACGCGTCTGGCCCTGGCCGCGATCGGCATCGGCGTCGCCGGCTGTGTGGTGATCGCCGCCGTCCCGGCCTTCGCCGGGGCGATCGTGGGCCTGGCCATCGCCGGCATCGGCGGCGGCATCCTGATCCCCGTGACCTTCGCCGCGGCCGGACGCATCCTGCCCGCACGCCGCGACGAGGTCATCGCACGGGTGAACCTCTTCAACTACGCGGGCGTCATCCTCGGTGCGGTGATCATCGGCGCCATCGCATCGGGCTCCGGGATCGGACTCGGATTCCTGATCCCCGCGGCCGGCCTCGTCGCGGTCATCCCGCTGGCGCGGCGCATCGACACGACACGCTGGCGCCCCGCACCGAGCGTGGTGTGA
- a CDS encoding TetR/AcrR family transcriptional regulator translates to MTSHQSTERGVRGRSRQRRQKLLDATIEIMAEQGLAAVTHRAVAATAGLPPSSTSYFFESIDELMAEAVTEAMDREVARLGALEGVFDDGPASAGRLIGSFVDFIRSEHDPHTVAQFEIYLYASRKPELRERVVTIIEATRDVARRALNAAGVENPLAADAMLAMIDGFSLHRIADPDTTDVESLLLGLRALLVGLSALEVVGDSDRLGQR, encoded by the coding sequence ATGACCAGCCACCAGAGCACCGAGCGGGGCGTCCGCGGACGCAGCCGTCAGCGTCGGCAGAAGCTGCTCGACGCGACCATCGAGATCATGGCCGAGCAGGGGCTCGCCGCCGTCACCCACCGGGCAGTAGCCGCGACGGCCGGACTACCCCCGTCGTCGACCAGCTACTTCTTCGAGTCGATCGACGAGCTGATGGCCGAAGCCGTGACCGAGGCTATGGACCGCGAGGTCGCCCGACTCGGCGCACTCGAGGGCGTATTCGATGACGGCCCCGCGTCGGCGGGCCGATTGATCGGCAGCTTCGTCGACTTCATCCGCAGCGAACACGACCCGCACACCGTCGCACAGTTCGAGATCTACCTCTACGCCTCGCGCAAGCCGGAGCTGCGCGAGCGGGTCGTCACGATCATCGAGGCCACCCGCGACGTTGCCCGCCGCGCGCTGAATGCCGCAGGTGTCGAGAACCCGCTGGCCGCCGACGCCATGCTCGCGATGATCGACGGATTCTCGTTGCATCGCATCGCCGATCCCGACACCACCGACGTCGAGAGTCTTCTGCTCGGTCTCCGCGCGCTGCTCGTCGGATTGTCGGCGCTCGAGGTGGTCGGCGATTCCGACCGTTTGGGTCAGCGCTGA
- a CDS encoding helix-turn-helix domain-containing protein gives MCSAPDEPAPAAPPKDDLSSVPLKRTPTQSRSREKVSKALAAADRIAVREGVDALTLTRVAEEAGLSVGALHQYLPDRDAIAAALVARYHERIENLMDDVIDRIEVEEIADPVAEVIGHIAGIYTDERSVQIVRSIARLPGGPGRAHKARMAVKVCELMQACGLTGCDMTVARTVFAAADAVMHEAFSAVGEDGATTPDTALLAELEDMIRAYLDRR, from the coding sequence GTGTGTTCCGCTCCAGACGAGCCGGCTCCGGCCGCTCCGCCGAAAGACGATCTTTCGTCGGTACCCCTGAAGCGCACGCCCACCCAGTCGCGATCACGCGAGAAGGTCAGCAAGGCCCTCGCAGCCGCCGACCGGATCGCGGTGCGCGAGGGTGTCGACGCGCTGACCCTGACCCGGGTGGCCGAGGAGGCGGGGCTCTCGGTCGGCGCCCTGCATCAGTATCTGCCCGACCGTGACGCGATCGCCGCCGCCCTCGTCGCCCGCTACCACGAGCGCATCGAGAACCTGATGGACGACGTCATCGATCGCATCGAGGTCGAGGAGATCGCCGACCCGGTCGCCGAGGTGATCGGACACATCGCGGGGATCTACACCGACGAGCGCAGCGTGCAGATCGTGCGGTCCATCGCGCGGCTGCCGGGAGGGCCTGGGCGAGCACACAAGGCGCGGATGGCGGTCAAGGTGTGCGAGCTGATGCAGGCGTGTGGACTCACCGGATGCGATATGACGGTGGCGCGCACCGTGTTCGCCGCGGCCGACGCAGTGATGCACGAGGCGTTCAGTGCGGTGGGTGAGGACGGTGCGACCACCCCGGACACGGCGTTGCTGGCCGAGTTGGAGGACATGATCCGGGCGTACCTGGATCGGCGCTGA
- a CDS encoding class II aldolase/adducin family protein — protein MTVDTTGLRERVAAMSRYLGERRLFIGTAGNVSARIDGVVAITASGIDLTSADADEVTVVDLDGAVLEGHLSPSSEVDLHLGVYRQPQFAGLSGVVHTHSRFATALSVVCTELPVIHYQQLSLGGSLRVAPFETFGTPELATAVHSALSGRLAALMANHGAVALGNDLAAAADNALLLEWLCEIYWRAHAIAAPRTLNETQQHGVIEHALRIGYGGTKEIG, from the coding sequence GTGACAGTCGACACCACCGGTCTGCGCGAACGCGTCGCTGCGATGTCCCGCTACCTCGGCGAACGCCGCCTCTTCATCGGTACCGCAGGCAACGTCAGTGCCCGGATCGACGGGGTGGTGGCCATCACCGCATCCGGGATCGATCTCACCTCCGCAGACGCCGACGAGGTCACCGTCGTCGACCTCGACGGCGCGGTACTCGAGGGTCATCTGTCGCCGAGTTCAGAGGTGGACCTGCATCTCGGGGTGTACCGGCAGCCGCAGTTCGCCGGCCTGTCCGGGGTGGTGCACACCCACTCCCGATTCGCGACGGCGCTGTCCGTCGTGTGCACCGAGTTGCCGGTGATCCACTATCAACAGCTCTCCCTCGGCGGATCGCTGCGTGTCGCCCCATTCGAGACCTTCGGCACCCCCGAGCTCGCCACGGCGGTGCACTCGGCGCTGAGCGGACGCCTCGCGGCACTGATGGCCAATCATGGTGCGGTGGCCCTCGGCAACGACCTCGCCGCCGCCGCCGACAACGCGCTGCTGCTCGAGTGGTTGTGTGAGATCTATTGGCGCGCACACGCCATCGCGGCGCCCCGTACCCTGAACGAGACCCAGCAGCACGGTGTCATCGAACATGCGCTGCGCATCGGATACGGCGGCACGAAGGAGATCGGATGA
- a CDS encoding phosphotransferase family protein produces MTATPGRQLATGRTADIFEWGPDRVVKVFTGALDDAAIATEVRDSIEANTLGITPIRCHGIAALDDGRDAIVFDRLDGVALTTVAERRPYRIPAVARMLAAEQARIHAARSDVFPDVREVAVSLLDTAPLSDLDDTERDTLRRRIRALPSGDSVLHLDFHPLNVFEHDGGLATIDWQSAAVGDPAADVAATSLLFTEAELFPGISALQRVVYQSVRRVMLRFYLTEYRRRTGIGPERIAPWMTTARILRLGWLNVESERTDLLARIRADLCGTDPSATDQ; encoded by the coding sequence ATGACCGCAACGCCCGGGCGTCAACTGGCCACCGGTCGCACCGCCGACATCTTTGAGTGGGGCCCCGACCGGGTCGTCAAGGTATTCACCGGGGCCCTCGACGACGCGGCCATCGCCACCGAAGTCCGCGATTCGATCGAGGCGAACACGTTGGGCATCACCCCGATTCGTTGTCACGGCATCGCCGCCCTCGACGACGGGCGGGACGCAATCGTCTTCGATCGTCTCGACGGGGTGGCCCTCACCACCGTCGCCGAACGACGCCCCTACCGCATCCCGGCGGTGGCCCGGATGCTCGCCGCCGAGCAGGCCCGCATCCACGCCGCCCGCAGCGACGTCTTCCCCGATGTGCGGGAGGTGGCGGTCTCGCTCCTCGACACCGCCCCGTTGTCCGACCTCGACGACACCGAACGCGACACGCTGCGTCGTCGAATCCGCGCGCTGCCGAGCGGTGATTCGGTGCTGCACCTGGACTTCCATCCGCTCAACGTGTTCGAACACGACGGCGGACTGGCCACCATCGACTGGCAGTCCGCAGCGGTCGGCGACCCCGCCGCCGACGTCGCCGCGACGTCCCTGCTGTTCACCGAAGCCGAATTGTTCCCCGGTATCTCGGCACTGCAACGCGTTGTCTACCAATCGGTTCGGCGGGTGATGCTGCGGTTCTACCTCACCGAGTACCGACGCCGCACCGGGATCGGACCCGAGCGGATCGCGCCGTGGATGACCACGGCCCGCATCCTGCGCCTGGGTTGGCTCAACGTCGAGAGCGAACGTACCGACCTTCTCGCCCGCATCCGGGCCGACCTCTGCGGGACCGATCCTTCCGCAACCGACCAATGA